The following proteins are co-located in the Vigna angularis cultivar LongXiaoDou No.4 chromosome 2, ASM1680809v1, whole genome shotgun sequence genome:
- the LOC108327464 gene encoding polygalacturonase, with protein sequence MISILETTMLAISCILCSVLLGFSNAAPTPTYNVVKFGAKGDGKSDSTEPFIKAWQSACANPNPATIYVPKGRYLLRNTNFRGPCKRKVTFLINGTLVAPEDYNALGNSGFWILFNHVENLVVSGGKLDGKGAAFWNCRRSGKSCPPGARSITFNWVNNLVVSGLTSVNSQVSHLVINTCNNVVVKNVRLIAPEQSPNTDGIHVEGSTGVTINGCTLQTGDDCISIGDASYNLFISNIKCGPGHGVSIGSLGKTVDEKGVENVTLTNAIFSGSDNGVRIKTWARPSNGFVRNVVFQNIVMDKVENPIIIDQNYCPNNQGCPGQTSGIKISQITYLNINGTSATPEAVTFDCSPSNPCRGIKFQDINLTYKNMAATSSCKNIEGTGSGTLVPESCL encoded by the exons ATGATTAGTATTCTTGAAACTACAATGTTGGCCATTTCATGTATTTTGTGCAGTGTTTTGTTAGGGTTTTCCAATGCAGCTCCAACTCCTACATACAATGTGGTGAAGTTTGGGGCAAAAGGTGATGGAAAAAGTGACTCGACAGAACCATTCATAAAAGCTTGGCAATCAGCATGTGCTAATCCCAACCCTGCCACTATTTACGTGCCTAAAGGGAGATACTTGCTGAGAAACACTAACTTCCGAGGTCCATGCAAGAGGAAGGTGACATTCCTCATTAATGGGACTCTTGTGGCTCCTGAAGATTACAACGCACTAGGAAATTCTGGATTCTGGATTTTATTCAATCATGTGGAGAATCTAGTTGTTTCTGGTGGAAAATTAGATGGTAAAGGTGCTGCTTTCTGGAATTGTAGGAGATCTGGAAAAAGTTGCCCTCCTGGAGCAAGA TCAATAACATTCAACTGGGTGAATAACTTGGTGGTTAGTGGGTTAACTTCGGTGAACAGCCAAGTAAGCCACCTTGTAATCAACACATGCAACAATGTTGTCGTGAAAAATGTAAGGCTTATTGCGCCTGAGCAGAGCCCTAACACTGACGGCATTCACGTTGAAGGCTCAACTGGGGTTACCATTAATGGATGTACCTTACAAACTGGCGATGACTGCATATCCATTGGTGATGCCTCCTACAACCTCTTCATCTCCAACATAAAATGTGGCCCTGGCCATGGCGTAAG CATTGGAAGTTTGGGGAAAACGGTGGACGAAAAAGGAGTAGAAAATGTGACTCTAACGAATGCTATTTTCTCTGGATCGGACAATGGGGTGAGGATAAAGACATGGGCCAGGCCGAGCAATGGGTTCGTCAGGAATGTTGTCTTCCAAAATATCGTAATGGACAAAGTTGAGAATCCCATCATCATAGATCAGAATTACTGCCCCAACAATCAAGGTTGTCCTGGTCag actTCAGGAATTAAGATCAGTCAAATTACATATTTGAACATAAATGGAACTTCAGCAACACCAGAAGCAGTAACTTTCGATTGCAGCCCAAGTAATCCATGTCGAGGGATCAAATTTCAGGACATAAACCTAACCTACAAGAACATGGCTGCAACCTCATCGTGTAAGAACATTGAGGGGACGGGCAGTGGAACACTGGTGCCAGAAAGTTGTCTATAA